Genomic segment of Chiroxiphia lanceolata isolate bChiLan1 chromosome 18, bChiLan1.pri, whole genome shotgun sequence:
CCTCCACTTAAGGAACAGCGGCAGTACACAGTCCTATGAAGATGTGCAGGCAGGACCACATTGTTGAGagaatcttagatgatgcaggacatatactgcttcaggcctgcttgCACAATCCAGCCTGCGTGCTggacggcagggacctgtgttctccagcagcagatgcgTGTCCTTGAGCAGtagatatcagaaagctgcatagaggaaaacaaggaaggaggttgttatccagggtgtgagaaaccagaagatgggggggcctggaaatgtgccttggctagtagagccaataAAGTTATAGATTTAGTGTGTGAAAAtgaatgtaaccaatagaaagttagaacagagcgtgtgaaccctgtaggacccttgataatgtgtgtatttttggaataaagttagagcattgactgtacctccatgagGATGTGTCTTTGACTCTGGAGCtccttttttgcatcttctcgttttacCACACTGGGAGAGGGATCAACTGCCATGAGCTCAGGGTCCTCGTGTCATTCTGCAAGAGAAACTGGGCGAATCCATGTCAGGTGGAGGATCACTGATAGAGCCCTTGAATGCCAGGGTGGCATTTCAGCAAGGGAAGCAGTATGGACAACTATGGTCCTGCTGTCAGGAGCCCCCCAGGGCTGTATGCTACAGCAGGCAAGGCACTGAGGCAAAGTTGGCTTGAAAAAATAGTCTCAAGTCCCTCAAgttcatgttaaaaaaaggtCTCTTTATTAACTATAACAATGTCCTCCTTAGTATTTCTGCTGTAAGAAACAGCTGAAAGTGAAGAGGAAGACTGAAAGAAGAGCTGAGGTATTGACAGGCTTAACCACAGCACAGAGGTGTCACGGCAGGGTGGCAGAGAGGTGATAGGTTCTCAGTGGCAGCTGGAACAGCCTTTGAAATGTGACAGGGACACCCCTGTGTTATGCCATGGAAGAACACCTGCAGAAGTGTgtggtgcagagctgtgggacaACCTCCACTCGTAAGAGCTCTACAAGGAAAGGCCCCGAACAACCTGGTAACAGCTTTGGAATGCATCCAGCTTGGAGATGGCAGTTTGATTCCCTGCTGGAGGCATTCTGATCCTATGGGTTTTAAAGGTGTTACTAAGAACTGATATTACACACAAGgttacaaaaacaaaactgcgataaagaggaggaggaggattgCGGAGGATTGCCAGGAAGAGTTTGAgaatgaaaaaccttttttattGGCACTTAAAAATTCTTGGCTTGCTTTTCCTAGCAAAAAACCTTGGAACAAGgtccaaaataaatgaaatgcaataaaaaacaaGAGTTAACGCTGGAAATGAGAAGTTATACAGAACAGAGGGAAAACCCCAGAGTAGCACTTTCCTATCAGGAGTAGAAGTAGGGAATCGAACTGTGCCGGAAGCTTAAGAACTGTGTAAGAGCTGTTAGTCCCATATTGGTGTTCCCTGGGTGTCAGAGATTAAGTAGCAGCTCTGAACTGCAATTTAACAAAACTTGGTTCTCTAGAATGTCTGATGGTTCCTGGGAAGGACAAAGATTTCTTCTTTCACCttaataaaaatgcagcttctCCAGAGAGATTATTTTCATCAGAAGCACCAGTCTGCCATTACAACTAACAAACCTCCAGTATGCATGAGGAAATGGAGGTCAGCAGAGCCTGCTTCTCCAGCTAAGGAACACTGCCTCTCTGTGATGAAAGGTGtacagggacagggggatgtCCTTACCTTCATATACTGTAGGATGTTGGGCCCAGATTCCAGCTGGAAGCAGTCAGTTTCACTGTGCTGTGACAAGCACCTGGAATTCAGAAAATGCACAAAagccttccctctctcctgtgGTGTGTAGAACTTGGGACGTCTTCAGGACTAAAAACAATTAGTGCTAATGATTTTCTGTGCAACAGacatttaatttgaaagagTTTTCTGCAAAACATCTATTATACATCCAGATGCCAAGTGAACCCCAAAGGTCCATTCCACCTGACCCCCCTGATGGTGGGCAGCTCTTGCTCACGCCATGTACCTCCAACTGCCTGGCTGGCAGGGGGACTTGTTTCTGAGTGAGAGTCCATAGCCACCTTGTCCTAGCAGGCCTGAGAAGTTGTTGACCAGCTGGCAAACTCAGACCGAGTCCCCTTGGCCACAAGTGGCCTGCCAGGAGCTGGTTGCAGCCAGAGGGCAAAGGACAGgtgttttccttgctgctggcactgggcCAGATGCCATTCAATGGTGTAGGGCTCTGAAGGCTCCAAATTCCAGCACTTTAATAATTACCCAGAAGTGTAAGTTGATCAAAACAACACACACCTGAGGAGGTGACAACAGAACAGGGGTCACTTTATTGTCAGGTGGTCGAGTTCTTCTGATGTTGCAATTATGTCTCAAAGAAACAGGTGACTGCAAGCAGAGAACCTGAACTCCCGTGTTCTCCCATTGATGCTCACAGCTCACCATGACAGCCCAGAAGGCCCAGGATCCTCAGCCTCTTCGCTGTCAGCATGGTGGCAGTTCCACTTGCTTATGGTGACCTCCTGTTCAGGAATGTGCCAGTGCCAACCCCCCCAATCTACTGAGGTTCCATCCCCTCCACTCATGCTCATACAGGGACATTTCCTTTCAACAGCTCAAATTCATGGCTTGGCTTTCTGTAGCCCAAGTTGAGTATCTTCCATGTCTAAGTCCTGACCTTCTCTGCTAGAACTCaaggtttattttttagttGCTGCCAGGTTCTTACTGCAGACAACCTGCTAGGCAGGATGCTCTGGGCTCCCAGGTTTAGATACAAGAAGGGTACTCACACTTTCACATCGCTAAAAACACGCAGCAACCCACCCATCGTATCAGGCACAGttcctatttcttttaaaaataaatatttataaacaaaagaGATTCAGAGAACTACAATGTTGAAAATTTTCCTGTCAACAGCACAAATGCTTTGCATGTACAGTCACAGGAACAAGTTGCACACCAACAGGAGCACTGTTTAAAAACCCTCTTCCGTCATCAGCTGCCCCAGGCCAACCCTGCAGGAATCCACatctcccactgcagcagccagctcCTCTGCACTTCTCCAGGACTCGTACTAGGGCTGCTCAGTCTCCTTTCATGATCAAGTCCTCGATATATGCATCCAGTTCATCATCTGTATTAATATCAATGTCCTGAAACAAGAAATATCAGTGAGAAGTGAATCTTGAAGAAGAGTGCAAGAATGAAGaacccagagcagctcagcgTCCTCTTCAACATGTGGTCTGCTCAGCCTCTATGCTGCAACCTCCAGCACCCAtcagctgctgacagctgtgGTGAGAGCACCCCCAGCTTTCCCTGTCAGCACCTGACAGACAACATCTGGAAACCCATCAGCACCTGAGGCTCAAACAATGCACTCAAGTGATGGATTTACTGAGTGGATCTGAGTCAAGTTaggtttgtttgggattttttagcTTTAACACATTTTCCTAACAGGGAACAACTGCTTCCAGCTGTTTTCACTAGCTTCTCCATTGGTTGATTCTAATTTTAAGTAGTTTTTTAACTTAAAGTTTAATTATTTAAGGGTTttacttaaatatatttttgctattttaattaaatatttaatagcatAATTAATAAATCGGTTTCAccataagatttttttatattatttgctaaaagtttgcatttctgtaagGGGTTCAGGATCTGCCCAAGAATGGGGCAAAAATTCCTTACAGAGCACTGCCTGTGCCTGGGGAAATTCTGCAGCAGAATGCAGAGAACAAACAGAACTTGTGCAGTATGTACATGCCATGACAAATCATCCTGTGAGAATTAATACTCAATGGGATCCCAAGGGCCTGGATCCCAAGAGTGGGCAGGGACAGTAGCTGTGCTCTTGTCTGCTATTGATGGGCTGAGTCCACGTTGCTCCCAGCTGAGGAAGAGCTGGAGCCCAGTAAGATGCTGGATTGAAGCACCTGGAATGCCCAGAAGGGGCTAGGCCAGGTGGCTACTCTGGGGCAGCTCAGGGTTTGCCTCTCTTCCTCACCCACCTCCTGCACTTTCTGCAGAAGGGCCATGATGTTAGTCCTCAGTTTCTGTAGTTTCTCCTCTGTTTCCCTCAGCTTCCTCTCCGAGTTCCGGAGGTTTTCCTCACAGGCTTTGGCCCGGGCATCGGCGCGTGTCTGATATGAATTGCACAGGTTCTGCAGACCCGCCTCATATTGcttgaaatattctttctgcagcagacaaaacacaacagatGACATGTTAAGAGAAAGCACCGAGCTCACAAAAACAGCAGCACTCACAGGCTTGTAGAAGAACCAAACTCCTGGCCTCTGTGACCAAATCCTCCCCACAGCATGTCTCTGCACGCCCTGCCCACGCTCACATTTGTATCTGATTTGCCTACTGCAGCTAGCACGAAACTCTAAGGGGTTTTTACGTTCTTCCAGTATCAGGACTGCCCCCAAAGCTGCCTGAATTTAGATTAAGGGTGCAACGTGTTTTAAAAAGCCTGAACTCACAGGTATGCTGCAGCAAGACTTGACAGCCCCTGTACACTGTGAGTGTCCTTGGTACAGATCACCGAGACAACACAGCCTGTCACTGTGAGGTAGGAACACCTGCACTCGCCAAATACCCCAGACATGACCAAGGTATACTGTGGAAGCAGTGGGAGTGGTAACTCCAGCAGATGCCTGAGTTAacagagagaagaggaggagacaaGAGACAAACTGCCAATACACACACTGCGAGCATGGGAGTACCAAACAGAACTGGCTTTGGTCATCTGCAGGTGGTTTTTGTCATGTACAGGTGTGCCTCTTGGAAAGGTCTCCCTTGCTGGTATGTCAGAGAAGGGAGAAGTCAGAGAGGCCAGTTCCCTTGCTCTGCATTCCAGCCAGCACTGGATCTCCCAGTACCAGCTCACAGACACTGGTGGAAGCTCAGCCCCACCTGTTCTGTACCCAGACAAATGGAGGCCATgttctcttccatttttaagATTGCCTCCCCCTAAGTTACAAGGCTGGGAGCAAAAACTACAGATATGTCTGCATCCTGCTTCTACAAACCTCTAACCTGGCctctcttattttaaaagtttaacaGTGATAGATAAGAATTTGGGATGGTAGTAGCCAACAGCATTCCCACATAGATGTACGGTAACTAGAAATATCCTCAGACAACTGTCACAAGACTCAGGGCATCTCTCAGAGCTCTCATTCTTTTCCTCAGCTATGTCAGTCTGCCGAGGATCCAGGTCACCTTTTCAAGAGTGTGCTCTTGCATCAACAGTATGCACATTTGCCATAAGAATGGAATATATATGGGAAAACCCCAAACTTACGTTCCGAGAAGTAGTGGACTTACCAAGGGAAATGACAACAACCCTTCCGAGCTCATGGAACTCAGCTCATTCTTGGAGACTGGAAAATTTGGAGGCAAGAAGTACCGCAAACAATTCctgtgcaggaaagaaaaacaaagccagaacTGGGAGTTAACCAGGCTGAAGCAATCAGACTGCAGAGCTCCCAAGGGTCTGCAGTGAACCCACCGAAGGATCTGGACTAGAAGGTCAACTGTttcttggctgctgctgggaccaGTGGTGTCGGGCTCGATTCTGACGCAGTCTGAGGTAGAAGGTTCAGCCACAAccacctcctcttcctgctgtgtGTCTGGAGCCTGGTACTCAGGAGAGGGAGGCTTCATCAGCCTCACATCCTCACTGCCTTTCTCTACCCTGAGAAAAAGTATTAAGGGAATGTCAGGAATCTTCTACATTGGACATATCTGAAACACCATTAATAGCTTAATCAGAACCTGTACCCAAGTGTCACTCAGACCTCTAGACAAACAACAGCTGCCTCCATGGCATAACTGATGGAGTCTGTCATGCCCATTCGTTATGAAGCCACTGCACTGTCCTGAGCTCACATGCTCCCTGACATGACAGCAACATATTTGTCTTCAGCATCTATGGCAGTAAAGCAGGCCCTTCTtcccaaaagcaaaacaagcctCTAAAATCCAGTAGCTCAAGATAGTTACCAGCGATCCCGTGGTGTGGTGTCTGTAGGGACATAATCAAACTTCACCTTCCACCGGATCGCATGTCTGCCCCTTTCCACAGCTGTGACACGGCCCGTGAACCACTCCTTGTTCACACGCACCTCCACATGCAGCCCCTTATCTGTGAGGAGGAAGCAAAGGTGTTCGCAAACCTTCAGCTGCTGGAAAGCACATTCCGTAGGAGCTCTTGAGATTCAGGCACCTCAGCGGGGAGCACATGTGAACCTGTGACAATGCCCTCAAATAGTACAGACACcatcaaaacacaaaaaggcaCACAGCTCAGCTCTTGCTGAGAAACATTAAGATGCATGAAAATGACCTGGCTTTCCAGACAGAAGGTTTCTCCTGTACTCCAGGTTGTTTGACATGGGTTTTCCAGGCTCGTGAAGGTCTCTAGGACAATTTGCCCCATGTCCCTAGTTTCCAGACAGCTCCTTGGAAGCATGCTGAAGAGATGCCCttctctggcagaaggtgcagTACCACATTGGCTATCAccttttttggggtgtcccagccCCTCTTCTCTCACAGCAGCGCAGCAGGTCTGGATACAGTCCTGAGCATTTGCCAGCTGGCACGGCTCCATGATCCACTCAGGAAGGGTGAACATGTCAGTTATACCCCACAGCCCAGTCCCACACCTGTCAGCATGATGCAGCCCTTGACCACAGAGCCTCCCATGCCACAATTGCCTCTGGCCTAATCAAAGGGTTCCCAGCCAAAATGTTTCATGCAAGTTAGAGTCATCTCAGGGTCTGGGACTCAAATTTACACTATTTCTTATTCAAAAAGCTCATTACTGAAATCACACGTTTAACTGACGAGTCTAGTTCTGCAAGTTCTTTTTTATGTCAGATACCAGCAGCAGCCCAATGGCTCATTTCTCACCTTTCTGAGCTTTCTTCAGTTCCACCAGCTCTTCCTCTCCAGCACTGTCtgtgagctgggagcagagagagagctCACATTAGCTGCCTCCCACCAAGATTATAAACACCTGACAAATACCTTCTACTGGGGAAAGCAGCACACTCTCACCTCCACTACCACCTCATTGGaatccttctcttctttcactGCCACAAATTTTCCTCGTTTTGTCCTCTCCTTTTTgtgctccccctcctcctcagaCCCATCCTCTGGGATGTTCAAGGTCCTCTTCCGAGTGCTGGAGGCCTTTAGGAAGCAAACAAGCTCTAGCTGTTAATTCCACCCTGCTATCAAACAAAAACCTTCTTTCagccaagttaaaaaaaaaagaaaaaacgcCCAACATCCAGTGTTTAATTTGGAAGTTGATCagcttttctgaaaggttttagAGGTGCTACATGATCGTGCAAATGCTCACCCCACCActtcacattctttttttcctaaagaaacaaTCTGGCCTAACAGGAGAGAGATGAAACAAGTCTTCTTGAGGGGTGTAAATGGCACCCTAACCCCAGAGTAAAGTAAAAGTTCTCTTGTCTTGCGCAGGGCCCACAGTGCACATCTCATGGGACAGAGTAGACAGGCTGAGCAGGACAGTGGGTGAGGAGCTGAGGGGTTTTATCCTGTTGATTCTCACCTGTGAGCATTTGCCAGAGGCAGATTTCTTTACTGCTGGCACCTTGGCAGCTTTTGGACTGGGTGTCTCACGTGGGCTTTTAGGGCTCTGCAGGCCAGCAGAGAGGGACTTCGTGGCTGTACCTTGTTTGGCAAGAGTTTTTAAAGCGCTGTTAGACTTCCCAGATGTCACAGTGTTCTGGTGTGTCCTGGAAGTGCTGGCCTCCTCTGTGAAGAGCGTGCTGGCCAGCTTGGAAGAGCTGGTATTTGGACAATCTGAAGAGCTCTTTTTCAGCTGACTGCTGGACTTGGGAGGAGGTGAAGATCCTGGTGGTCTGCTGGGAGCGTTCTTGATTACATCAGGCAAAGGAGGAGATCGTGGGCGCTGAGGTCGGGTGTGCTGGAACAAATGTGGGTACAGAGAGAGGAAGGGTGGCAGAGTGAGGAACTGCTGTTCAGAGCAGCTAAGGAAGCACAAAAGAGTAAAAACCTACAGCAGTACGCCATTTACCTCTCCTGAAGGTCGTGCAGTCACTTCCAGAGGCAGTTTCTTCAAGTCAGCTTGAGATCGAATTGGAGCggttttctatttaaaaaaaataaatcagaaaggTCAATTTACAAGCTGCCAGGCAGTGCCTGAACCCAGCCCAACAGTCTTCCAGGTTAAAACCAACGATTATAAGAAAGTGTGTTCCGCGTCCTTCAAGAGACAGACGTCACTCCCATTTTCCcatcagaaaatgaaatgcaagcTTAGATGCTCgttttctgttattaaaacaAACCCTGCCCCATGAAGGAACACAGGTGGCATCAGACTCAGGAGCATCTCTTTGCACTAGGAGGTCCCTCAAACCTGCTCTGCTTAGCTGGAGACCTCCAGACTCACCTGCAGAGCTTCcagtttttcctgctgctggcgGATTTTCTCTGTcagttgtttctgcttttcctcatgTGATTTTGAGTCTTTTTTCAGAGTTCCCAGTGGTAccttctgtttctgctctgcagcctcacaTCTAGCATGGAGGGAAGGCCAGACGAGATCAGCAAGGACGGCAGGACCTGTGCCATTCTCACACAGGATTGCCCCAACATCCCATCCcaaatgcagcaggaaaaccacTTTCCTTTCTGCAGTAGCCACAATCGCAAAAGCAGTGGTTTTCTTCTTGGGAAACAGATATGATTTAAGGAGCGAAGGCACAGTtgttaataaaatgcatttatgctGGGAATCACCAATTCAGAGCCCAGGAACAGCTGTGACTGGTTTCTGTACTGCATCTGTACTCCAGACTTTTTCAGCAATTTTCCTTCCTATCAGCTTATTACGTATTCATATCAGTTCCTCGTTTTACAGACTTCCTTTCccttcagaaaggaaagcacagtACTAGTAACCCATGACTAAGACATCATTCCCACAAGtcttccagcagcagatgcCCTCTGGCTTGCCACCCTAGGCCACACCATTTCCTTTGCAATATCCTGTAGCTATTTGCTTTTCCCGTCCTGTTCAGCCCATGGCCTACAAAACAGTGGTGAGTATCCTACTCCCCCAGGTCC
This window contains:
- the MORC2 gene encoding ATPase MORC2 isoform X4, coding for MRIGKDFILFTKKDNTMTCLLLSRTFHEEEGINEVIVPLPTWNARSHEPLTDNMEKFAIETELIYKYSPFKSEREVMEQFSKIRGEKGTLVIIFNLKLMDNGEPELDVTSDPQDIQMAETPPEGTKPERRSFRAYAAVLYIDPRMRIFINGHKVQTKRLSCCLYKPRMYKYTSNRFKTRAEQEVKKAEHMARIAEEKAREAESKARVLEQHLGGDLTRESRATLRQVQNSAITMRREADVKKRIKDAKQRALKEPKELNFIFGVNIEQRELDGMFIYNCSRLIKMYEKVGPQLEGGMACGGVVGVVDVPYLVLEPTHNKQDFADAKEYRHLLKAMGEHLAQYWKDVAIAQRGIIKFWDEFGYLSANWNQPPSSELRYKRRRAMEIPTTIQCDVCLKWRTLPFQLSSVEKNYPDSWVCSMNPDPEQDRCEAAEQKQKVPLGTLKKDSKSHEEKQKQLTEKIRQQQEKLEALQKTAPIRSQADLKKLPLEVTARPSGEHTRPQRPRSPPLPDVIKNAPSRPPGSSPPPKSSSQLKKSSSDCPNTSSSKLASTLFTEEASTSRTHQNTVTSGKSNSALKTLAKQGTATKSLSAGLQSPKSPRETPSPKAAKVPAVKKSASGKCSQASSTRKRTLNIPEDGSEEEGEHKKERTKRGKFVAVKEEKDSNEVVVELTDSAGEEELVELKKAQKDKGLHVEVRVNKEWFTGRVTAVERGRHAIRWKVKFDYVPTDTTPRDRWVEKGSEDVRLMKPPSPEYQAPDTQQEEEVVVAEPSTSDCVRIEPDTTGPSSSQETVDLLVQILRNCLRYFLPPNFPVSKNELSSMSSEGLLSFPLKEYFKQYEAGLQNLCNSYQTRADARAKACEENLRNSERKLRETEEKLQKLRTNIMALLQKVQEDIDINTDDELDAYIEDLIMKGD